DNA from Candidatus Nezhaarchaeota archaeon:
CTTGATGACCTCCATCGCCTGGGCTTCAGCGTCTTCGAAGGGGTTGATAGATACTCCAGCCTCTGCAAGGGCGTTCTCTATCCTTAATGGCGGGTGCGGGAGGCTGGTCCGCGGATCTATGCAGTTCTTGGCGATGAAGTCTACGATTTGGCGCCTCTTCATCTCAATAAGCTCCTTGCGCTGTTCTGAGGAAAGCTGGAGCTCTCCTCGCTTAACTATTTGCTCTGCTGCCTTCTCAGGGTCGTCTGTCTTGAAGGCCTTAAGTAGCTCCTCTTTAGAGGCCTTAAGCCCCTTCCCAACGTCCCTGAATACTACGCTAGCCACCAACACCTCCTTAATATCTACCTTCTCCCCCCTCCTAAGTCTCCACGCTAGCTCTGGCCTTACTAGTACCTCAAACTTCTCTCTGCCTACCGTGAGCCTCGCTACGACTCCTCGCTCCAATAGAGAGCCTCCGTTAAGCCAAAGAGGCTAGGTAATTAGCGACAGCCTCCTTGCTTAGCTTCTCAAAGCGCCTAGCCTTGACGTCTACGATAGCCAGCTCGACTCTCTCTGGAGAAGGGCCGCCTTCTATTACTGTCCCTAGGCTCTTTAAAGACAGCTTGATGGCCTCCTCTAGCGACATGTTCTCACGGTAGCTCTTCTCTAGTACTTCTGAGGCCTGCTGCGAACCTGCTCCTATCGCTACGGCGTAGTATCCTGCGTAAGCACCGCTAGGCTCCGTCATGAATAGCCTCGGCCCTGTCTTGTCTACTCCGGCTATGAGGAAGGAGACGCCGAAGGGCCTAACCCCCGCGTGTTGAGTGTAGAGCTGCTTGAGGTCGCTTATTCGCCTAGTTAGCACCTCTATGTCTATGGGCTCGTCGTAAATCAGCCTGTTTATCTGAGCCTCTATGCGAGCTCTGTCTATGAGAACCCTGCCGTCAGAGGCTAGGCCAGCGTAAGCAATGCCTACGTGCTCATCTATCTTCCATATCTTCTCCATCGACGAAGGGTCGACTAAAGGCAGGATTCTCTTCTTCTCCACTGCTAAAACTACTCCTTCAGCACACTTAACTCCTAGCGTCGTCCATCCCCTCCGAACGGCCTCAAGGGCGTACTCTACTTGGAAGAGCCTACCATCAGGAGAGAATACCGTAATGGCCCTATCGTAGCCGAGGCCGGGTGGTGCGAACATAGTTCCTCCTCCACAATCCAGGACCTAGCTACAATTAGCCAGGCGCTTAGTTACTAATAAACGTATTACTTCGTAATTAAGGGTCCTTAGCCTTAGGCGCCCCCTTAGCCCTTACGCCTACCAGTCCTACGTGGAGCTATGTGCCCTACCTTAGCCCCAGGGGGAGCGTTTCTTGCTGAAGGTGTACTACCAGTTGGATGGGACCCTCCTCCGTGGGGGTGAGCATACGGGTTCATGGCCTTGCCCCTCACCGTTGGGTACTTCCACGCCTTAACTCTTGAGAGGTAGTACTTCTTTCCAGCTTTTAATAAGGGCTTCTCGATCCTACCTCCGCCAGCTGCTATGCCCACCGTAGCCCTACATAGTGGATTGAGCTGCTTAAGCTCCCCTGAAGGTAGTTGGATAATAGTCTTGTCTGGAGCGTGAGATACGATGGTGGCATAGGTACCTGAAGATCTTGCTAGCTTACCTCCGTCCCCAGGCTCAACCTCTACATTACACACCTGCGTGCCCTCAGGTATGTACTTTAGCGGCAGGATATTGCCTACCCTTAGAGATGCTTGGCCCCCTACCTCAACTACTTGGCCTACCTCCAAGCCTTCAGGCGCCACCATTAAGAAGCACTCCCCCCTCTCTAGGGCTACTTTAGCAACAGGGGCCCCTCTGCCAGGGTCGTGGAGGACCTCTACGACCCGACCCAGCTCCCTGCCTTCACACGGGCTTATCGATAAGCTAGGGTACTTTACGTCCCCAACCCTCCTCCATGAGGGCGACTTAAATACTGATCCTCCACGGCCTCTGCGCTGGACGAGTAGCCGCTTACCCATCTTCTAATCCCTTATGAGCGAGCCCTGCTTCGATATAAAGATAGCAGGCCATTAGAGTAAGCCTAGCTTAGACGCTAAGTCTGAAGCCTTGTGCTCAGGGGACAGCTTAATGTATGCTTTCTTCTCCCCCCTAGGAGTAATGCACGTATTGACCTTCTCTACTTTAACGTTGTAGAGGACTTCAAAGGCCCGCTTGATTATCGGCCTAGAGGCCCCCCTATCGACTATGAATACGAGCTCGTTATTTCTTTCGATTTTTGCAAGGGCGGCTTCAGACACCACTGGCCTAATTATAATAGCGTTAAGATCCATTAGTCTACAGCCTCCATCTAGCTAATTCAGCTAAAGCTGACTGGCTATATACAGTGAGCCTCCCCGGAGTGCCTCCAGGTGCTAGGTGTACTACGGAGAGACTTTTGGCATGTACAACATCCACTCCTGGAAAGTTTCTGAAGGCCTTTCTAGCCCCCTTGTCCTGACCTATGACTATGAGCAAGCTCTTAGGCTCCTTGTACCTCCTACCTCTCATCTTCCCTCTTCCAGCCCTAACCTTAGCCCCCTGGCTAGCCCTCTCTACGTCGCTCCACAGCCCTATGCGCTTGAGGAAGGACTTAGCCTCTACGGCCGTAGTCAAGGCCTCGATTTCGTCGACAACTACTATAGGCAGCCTTAAGTCTACGCTTAATCTATGCCCCCTCGCCTCCACCCACCTCCTATCTGCAGTAGCGGCTATGGCTGAAGCTGTCGCAAGCCTCCTCTCCTTAACATTGATCCTCTCTCTAACTATCTTCTCTCCTCTAGGTGGATGGGCCCTCCTACCGCCCACAGTCATTGGCGCCAGTGCAGCCCTAGTGCTTCCCTTAACTCTAGGTACTCTAGCTATTCCATATCCGACTCCCCAACTCTCCGCTGTTGTCCTCTTCCCGGCCATTAAGTCTCTTCCTTGGGGCTGAATCCTAGCAGTTAGAGCGGCTAGGAAGG
Protein-coding regions in this window:
- a CDS encoding ribosome assembly factor SBDS yields the protein MERGVVARLTVGREKFEVLVRPELAWRLRRGEKVDIKEVLVASVVFRDVGKGLKASKEELLKAFKTDDPEKAAEQIVKRGELQLSSEQRKELIEMKRRQIVDFIAKNCIDPRTSLPHPPLRIENALAEAGVSINPFEDAEAQAMEVIKALRPILPLKMAKATLEVKVSANYAKKALPLISKMSSVKHSEWLGDGSWRAEVEVPAGLQLSFIDKLNSLTKGEAQVKVVSVS
- a CDS encoding 50S ribosomal protein L23 codes for the protein MDLNAIIIRPVVSEAALAKIERNNELVFIVDRGASRPIIKRAFEVLYNVKVEKVNTCITPRGEKKAYIKLSPEHKASDLASKLGLL
- the psmA gene encoding archaeal proteasome endopeptidase complex subunit alpha, producing the protein MFAPPGLGYDRAITVFSPDGRLFQVEYALEAVRRGWTTLGVKCAEGVVLAVEKKRILPLVDPSSMEKIWKIDEHVGIAYAGLASDGRVLIDRARIEAQINRLIYDEPIDIEVLTRRISDLKQLYTQHAGVRPFGVSFLIAGVDKTGPRLFMTEPSGAYAGYYAVAIGAGSQQASEVLEKSYRENMSLEEAIKLSLKSLGTVIEGGPSPERVELAIVDVKARRFEKLSKEAVANYLASLA
- the rpl4p gene encoding 50S ribosomal protein L4, which translates into the protein MTAPVYSLEGKPVGEVELPSVFETPVRPDVIQRAFLAALTARIQPQGRDLMAGKRTTAESWGVGYGIARVPRVKGSTRAALAPMTVGGRRAHPPRGEKIVRERINVKERRLATASAIAATADRRWVEARGHRLSVDLRLPIVVVDEIEALTTAVEAKSFLKRIGLWSDVERASQGAKVRAGRGKMRGRRYKEPKSLLIVIGQDKGARKAFRNFPGVDVVHAKSLSVVHLAPGGTPGRLTVYSQSALAELARWRL
- a CDS encoding 50S ribosomal protein L2 codes for the protein MGKRLLVQRRGRGGSVFKSPSWRRVGDVKYPSLSISPCEGRELGRVVEVLHDPGRGAPVAKVALERGECFLMVAPEGLEVGQVVEVGGQASLRVGNILPLKYIPEGTQVCNVEVEPGDGGKLARSSGTYATIVSHAPDKTIIQLPSGELKQLNPLCRATVGIAAGGGRIEKPLLKAGKKYYLSRVKAWKYPTVRGKAMNPYAHPHGGGSHPTGSTPSARNAPPGAKVGHIAPRRTGRRKG